The following nucleotide sequence is from Solanum dulcamara chromosome 7, daSolDulc1.2, whole genome shotgun sequence.
GACATTGACTCTACTATCAATATCATCTTATTTTCCTACACCGACACATGTAATGTTCTCTAAAACATATTCATAtatctaatttaatttattttttcgttTTATCGTTAtgagattttaaattaatatttgtctTACCTATGATTTGCATAGGGAGTCAGCAAAGAattgaaaagaagaagagaaggcaATTGTTGCTCAGCTACTCGAAACAAGTGTTGGCGTCATTTTCTTAAAGATTTCGAGGTTAATGAGCAAATTACTAAAGAATAGGACAACCTTAAGttcattttcatatttaattggtagtaatttttttagttagttCATCTAAGAATAGGTAGAGTATTTGTTTtcttatctctttttttttagagTTATTAGGTGTTTTATTTCCAATTAGAGAAcatgtttaattttataatcATGCAAATATATAACACTTATATATGAGATTCTTCGTTATAATCTTGGGACTAATTTGTTCCACCTCTTAGgttctttctttttctaaaaagggaaaaatattTAATCGAACAAGACAAAGACTGGTGAATTATTTATTAGACAATTGCTATAACATAAAAAAGTTTGACATAAACACACATATTTATTTAGCATACAActacacaaatatatttatgtttAGTTTTCCAATGGTATGTGTATTTTTACTAACTtaatatttaattcaaaaaaaaatacgaCGTTCCACATTCAAAttctaataaatatattttaatttctttccatCTATATTCAAATTTCGGTGGACAAGCAAATGATTACATGTATTAATGAGGTGAAAATATCCTACGACACGCGTAAGCGGACGTAAATATTaagattatcaaaaaaaaaaaaaaataagtcaaGAAGTGATGAAGATAATGGAAATgcttcattatattttattttatttttcctgGATGTAAAGGCTATTAATTAAGTTATGTTGTTTTTAGAGTTGGTATTCAGATATCAACTATTTGGTCTGGACATGAAAAAAGCTACTACTATTATCGAAACATTTTATGTACATCGATCTCATATGAGATTTTCCATTGATCATGATTTCCTCAGTTaacaacttattcaaaaattaaaagaaaaaaatgtaacAAGGTATTAGCAACCTAGCACCACCAACGTAACACTGAATTCAATGGCTCCAATCTATTTAGACCACAATTGAAATGGATTTTTAAAGACGGAGAAGAAGACACATGTTATAAGAAAGAGATGgggtatatatgttttattcCACAATGACAGTCCATGTCCTCAGTTATATTATATAACTttgaaatgaattttaaaaaggtATAATACGTTAATGTGTTCTTTAATTTTGTCTcatttcatatatttatatttttttaattttagatctgtacaaattaatatttatggaatgttcattaaaaaaataatgcataCATTACTTTTGCATTATTTGGTACActtttaaaatatatgtattagttTACACTCTATGTATTTGGTATTATGGTATAAATAACtaatatatgaatatttatcatattaaatTAGTTATACAATTggtttaatgcatgcattaatatGATTTACGGCATAATTGCCTCTCAAAATCTTTTTTCAAATCATTTCCATCATATTTGTGAAAGATTTGttttttagaaattatgcaGTACATGTTATTTTAATACACCAAATcaaactttatcataaaaaatactatcagcataactaatacaaataTTACTAATACACAGTACTCAACACTGTTCTCATACCCTACCAAACAACTTCTTAAACTgtcataaaattaaataaatacacaCAAACATTTTTCATGATAATTCGTGTGAGATGCACGCATCCAACAAAAATATCTCcaaaaaattttcaattttttttcctactGAATTAGATAgaagataatttttaaaaggaacaactttttagaaatgatccattgcatattatttttaaatctaataattaaataatattaaaataactaattCCATTTCGGTATAATTTGTGTTCAAACGAAAAGGCTTATAAATTATCTACAATTTTATTAAGGACAGGGATTTGTTTGGAATGATCTAGAATTGAAGGGTAAAGTTGTCTTATTAATGAaagttaattttattatttttcctttttataattaaaatttggGCACCGGAAAATAGCTCAGCGATTAATCCTCCATGAACAGATTAAGAcagtgaaaaaaaaaaggagaagaaatggCTGAAGAATCACAGAAGCGATTTCAGGAAGCCATGGACAAGATCTTTCGTACTCCTCCTAAATCCAAACCCAATTCCAGGTTCCCTTTTCcctttctttataattttaatttttgtttattaGTTCGGCGACTGAATTTGTATACAAAATTTCATGAATGttcttaatttcaactttgAGCTACGGTGCTTAATTCTGGCGTTTTGATTTTGGCTGCTATAGTGCATCTGGAGTTCAATTATCAAGAGGCAAGAAGCGCCCTGATATGTCATCAACAGTTAACAAACACAACTTATTAGCTACTAAAGGTTCAGGGGAAGCTCCGCCGTGTAAACCATGGGACCGAGATGATTTGTTTAGAAGGATATCAACTTTTAAGTCTATGACCTGGTTTGCAAAACCACAGGTTCCATATTTTACTGCCCCTTCTTATTTATGAAGTTCTTAGTTTAAATGTTGAGATTTGCTTATCTAAATAGTCACTTtgttgagccgagggtctatctaccccacaaaggtaggggtaaggtttgcaTACATTTTACACTCCCAAAAACCCCATTTGTGtgattacattgggtatgttgttgttgtacttacGAACATAGTCCTTACTAAATTAAATAGTACTACATCACTGATATCCACAGACAGAGACTTTTTAAAGTACCACCTGGAAAGTGCAGTTCAGCCTGAGAAGGTAAGGTGGGTGGGGTATTAACAGGGCAAGTGGCAGAGGTAGAAGCCCAATCACAGGTTCAGCCGATCCAGTAACTTATGCTCAAATAGTGTATTCGTGTTTAGTTGTTCTAAAAATCTAGAACCCAGTTATTAGCACTTAAAATTGTTGTTCTAAAATTCCAGAACCATAAAGTTAAAATTTGGGGTTGGGGGGTCAGAATGGTGGCCTTCGCACACCTCATTGCCATGCCTAAGTAACAAACATGTAATGCCTCAAGGGAACAGAAAACAAActttctttttatgcttcttcaACATAAGCTTTTACTCAGTTGTTCTTGTAATAGAGAAGCATAATTATTTAACATGTAAAGCGTCAAGGGAACAGATGACAAACTCTCTTTTTGTACCTCTTAATGATAAACTTTTTCTCAGTTGTTCTTGTAAGAGAGAAGTATAATCATTTAGTACAACTCCAAAGATAATCGCTGTAGCTGACTGCTTGAGCTTATACAGGCTTTTATCCTTATCCTAGGAGATTCATCTTGAAATTTGTAGTGTTTGTTTCTTCTTCCTTTAGAACGTGTCATCTCTTTTTCATTCCTATTATCCACTTATTTCTTCTTTATGTTGTTTTAAAGGTTAGGTTTACATCTTTCCTTAGGAAAAAAGGCTTCCTTGTGTGGTTTTTCCTTCTGGCTTCTGCTGATCTATTTTTACAGAAAACTGTCTCACTCTGCCATGCTGTAAATCTTATACCGCAATGCTTTTGTTCCTTGGCAGACAATCAGTGCTGTTAACTGTGCTAGAAGGGGTTGGATTAACGTAGATATGGATACCATTGCCTGTGAAGCATGTGGATCACGAATGCTCTTCACTACTCCGCCATCTTGGACACAACAACAAGGTAAGCTATACATCTTTTCTATGTTGTGGCATTTGATATCttactatttttcttaaaaCAGAAGCACTTGGTCGTTGTTACCTTATTTTCCTTTCATAACAAATTTGTGCTTCTCATTTCATGGTTATCTCATTTGTGGGCATCAGTTGACAAAGCAGCCTTGGTGTTCAGCTTGAAGCTAGATAGTGGACACAAGCTACTTTGCCCTTGGATTGACAATGTCTGTGATGAAAAACTAGCAGATTTTCCACCCAGAGCTACTGCTGTGCTAGTTGATCAGTATAAAATTCGGGATTCTGTTCTATCACAGCTTGCTGCTCTTCCCGTGATTTCACCTAAGGCCATTGATTTCTTGAAAAGCCCTCAGTTGGAACAATTTCTACGAGAATCTTTAACTGTGGAGCATGATGAGTCCATGCAAACTCCCCAAGAAGAAGACACCAGAAATGAACCCACTTCAGCTTCTTCTCTCACATATTATCAGGTATGAAAAGAAATGTGAGCATGTAGTTTTTCGTTGCAGGAGAATGATGACAAGTACAAAAGTGCTTCTAAGCCTTACTCAACTTGATCTCTCTGATTTAATTAGTTTGATGGAAAGATTTAGTGCCCAAGTGCATATCTTGCTATCAAAAATTTGTCTTATCCATTTTCCGGTTGATTGCTATGCTGTTTATTCTTGGACCGCATATCCTTAGGTTCCTCTCTTTTTGAGGAGAAGTGGTGGGGATTGAGAAATCTTATAATTATCACGAGACTTTATCATTCTTCTTCTTAGGGGGAGCGCAGGTGGGGGAGGTGAGCAGTGTAAATATCCTATCAAGCTATAAATCTAATTTTCTTAGCTTAGACTTActctaaaataattttatgagctattttttctaaaaaaaataaattgatttgtTAGATGAAGTAGTTGTGTTTGTCAATTTATGGTTTTTGATATTTGATATATTGAATCATGTTTAGGCACAGAAACTCATTAGCTTATGTGGCTGGGAACTCCGCAGACTGCCATATTTGGTTGACCCCAAGGATCAGCTGAATCAATCTAGTAAGGATGCCAGTCTCTCAGATAAGTCTATTTTGAGCAGAAAGAGTCAGACTATCACTGTCTACAGTTCATGTACTGATAAGACTTCTGAGAGCAAGCCAGATGATGACAATCAAGCTTCTGAAGAAACAATAATCAATCCAAATTCTGTTGTTCTCGACTGCAGGCTTTGTGGGGCTTGTATTGGTCTATGGGATTTTTCCATGGTTTGTCGGCCTTTGGAATTTCTACGAGTAAGTGGATACACACATGTCAATAATGGCCATATCAGTCACACCGATGGTGGTAAAAACATTCTTTCAGGCAACAGTGATCGTGATGAGAGTAGAGAATGCATAGGACAAGTTGCAACTTCTGCTAACTCTATGTTAGCTAGAAGACCACCAAATTTCAACTTGACGATTGCCGGTGGTCCTCCTCCAGCAACACATAATTATAGGGCGAAAATATCTCTGCCAATCATTGGACGGAATTTGAGGGCATGGTTTATTGCTGAATCTGAGCTTAAGGATGATTTAGTAAACAAGAGCTCATCTGGTGTATGCAAAAATCCAGAGTTTTTTGCAGGAGAAAATACTGAGGAAGGAACTTCACTGTCTTCATTGGAAGTGAGTACAGAAGCTCAACCGGAAAACAGTCAGGCTGCAGCGCAAGTTTCTGGTAACACCACTGAAATGGCTGATAATGCAGAAAGTGTGAACAAGATTGATCCAGCAGTCACGGGTCATTGTAAGGACAAGGTTGGAAATGATTTTGGATCAAGTGGCATGGATAGTGTCACAAGTCGTGTAGGGGAAAGTGGTCAGAGCAGAGTGATGGTTGAGGTTAACAATTGTACACAAGGAGGGGAACAAGGCAATGCGAATGATGTTACTACGGCTGGAGTGCATCCTCTTATTCATGACATTTCATCAAGTCGAGGTAATTCAGTTTTTAGTAACTT
It contains:
- the LOC129894188 gene encoding uncharacterized protein LOC129894188 encodes the protein MAEESQKRFQEAMDKIFRTPPKSKPNSSASGVQLSRGKKRPDMSSTVNKHNLLATKGSGEAPPCKPWDRDDLFRRISTFKSMTWFAKPQTISAVNCARRGWINVDMDTIACEACGSRMLFTTPPSWTQQQVDKAALVFSLKLDSGHKLLCPWIDNVCDEKLADFPPRATAVLVDQYKIRDSVLSQLAALPVISPKAIDFLKSPQLEQFLRESLTVEHDESMQTPQEEDTRNEPTSASSLTYYQAQKLISLCGWELRRLPYLVDPKDQLNQSSKDASLSDKSILSRKSQTITVYSSCTDKTSESKPDDDNQASEETIINPNSVVLDCRLCGACIGLWDFSMVCRPLEFLRVSGYTHVNNGHISHTDGGKNILSGNSDRDESRECIGQVATSANSMLARRPPNFNLTIAGGPPPATHNYRAKISLPIIGRNLRAWFIAESELKDDLVNKSSSGVCKNPEFFAGENTEEGTSLSSLEVSTEAQPENSQAAAQVSGNTTEMADNAESVNKIDPAVTGHCKDKVGNDFGSSGMDSVTSRVGESGQSRVMVEVNNCTQGGEQGNANDVTTAGVHPLIHDISSSRGKELRMLSLDKALEFDPFKLHRYFCPWIASNGGSPPGWEQTLSALERHEESSSPLSNYAPSSLIKVDDPVASVQKLFTSPQAKRRKLVRPS